A window of Terriglobales bacterium genomic DNA:
AGTCGGCGGTCCAGCGCGGTAGGACGTGCATGTGGACGTGGCCGGCGACCCCGGCCCCGGCGGCTTTGCCGATGTTCACCCCCACGTTGATGCCCTCGGGGCGATAGACCGCGCGCAGCACGCCTTCCATCTTCTGCGCCAGCGCCATCATCTCCTGGGCGGCGGCGGGAGGGAGTTTTTGCAGTTCGTCCAGGTGGGCAAAGGGCACGATCATCACGTGCCCGGAGGTGTAGGGGTAGGTGTTGAGGATGATGTAGCAGTGCTGGCCGCGGTGGATGATGAAGGCTTTGCCGTCGTCCCCCAGCTTGGGGGCGTCGCAGAAGATGCAGCCCGTGGCCTTGTCGGCGCCGGTGACGTAGGCGTAGCGCCACGGCGTCCACAGGTAGTCCATGGGTGGGCAGAGTAGCAGAAACCGGGCGCGGTTTGACACCTTTTGCGAGCGGTTGCTATAGTCATTAGGCCTTTGAATAGCGGT
This region includes:
- a CDS encoding HIT domain-containing protein, whose protein sequence is MDYLWTPWRYAYVTGADKATGCIFCDAPKLGDDGKAFIIHRGQHCYIILNTYPYTSGHVMIVPFAHLDELQKLPPAAAQEMMALAQKMEGVLRAVYRPEGINVGVNIGKAAGAGVAGHVHMHVLPRWTADSNFMVSVSETRVLPEALETTYERLKAKL